Proteins encoded in a region of the Pangasianodon hypophthalmus isolate fPanHyp1 chromosome 21, fPanHyp1.pri, whole genome shotgun sequence genome:
- the abhd4 gene encoding (Lyso)-N-acylphosphatidylethanolamine lipase: MQDENELEPNSGNWSWWPSWQPTSMSLLKSAEAKILACIKNELWSRFVTLPNQNRIWTLTVSSKAARKPSDQASQIPLVMVHGFGGGVGLWVRNLDALSRSRPIYAFDLLGFGRSSRPAFPNDAALAEEQFVNSIEQWRQSLGLERMILLGHSLGGYLATSYSIQYPERVSHLILVDPWGFPEKPQPQQEGSSGQVPEVKRPGPPRWVKAVASVLSFFNPLAIIRLAGPWGPGLVNRFRPDFRSKFEDLFDDNTITEYLYHCNAQTPSGEVGFRAMCGSLGWAKKPMIQRVNLLPSSMPITMVYGARSWVDSSTGTHVAQIRGKSPTRVVLIDDASHHVYADQPEKFNQVVENICSTVV; this comes from the exons ATGCAAGACGAGAATGAATTAGA GCCAAACTCTGGGAACTGGTCCTGGTGGCCATCTTGGCAGCCGACATCTATGTCCTTGCTGAAGAGTGCAGAGGCTAAAATTCTTGCCT GTATTAAGAATGAATTATGGTCCAGATTTGTCACGTTGCCAAATCAAAACAGAATATGGACCCTGACAGTGAGCAGCAAGGCAGCACGCAAACCTTCAGACCAAG CTTCTCAGATCCCTCTTGTGATGGTCCACGGCTTTGGAGGGGGCGTCGGCCTCTGGGTCCGAAACCTGGATGCTTTAAGTCGCTCGCGTCCCATCTATGCCTTTGACCTGCTTGGTTTCGGGCGCAGCTCTCGTCCTGCCTTCCCCAACGACGCCGCATTAGCTGAGGAGCAGTTCGTCAACTCCATAGAACAGTGGAGGCAGAGCCTGGGGTTGGAGCGCATGATCCTATTGGGCCACAGCCTAGGAGGTTACCTAGCAACATCATATTCCATCCAGTATCCTGAGAG AGTCAGTCACCTCATCCTAGTGGATCCCTGGGGCTTCCCGGAGAAACCACAGCCTCAGCAAGAAGGCTCATCAGGTCAGGTTCCAGAGGTCAAGAGACCGGGACCACCTCGCTGGGTGAAAGCAGTCGCATCTGTCTTGAGTTTCTTCAACCCTCTGGCCATCATCAGATTAGCAGGACCATGGG GTCCAGGGCTGGTGAACAGATTCCGGCCTGATTTCAGAAGCAAGTTTGAGGATCTTTTTGACGATAACACTATTACTGAGTATCTCTATCACTGTAACGCACAAACACCCAG tGGTGAGGTGGGATTCAGAGCCATGTGTGGATCTCTTGGCTGGGCAAAGAAGCCTATGATACAACGAGTGAACCTGCTGCCATCCTCGATGCCCATCACCATGGTGTACGGCGCACGCTCCTGGGTGGACAGTTCCACCGGCACCCACGTTGCCCAAATCAGAGGCAAGAGCCCCACACGGGTGGTG TTGATTGATGACGCCTCTCATCACGTGTATGCAGACCAGCCCGAGAAGTTCAACCAAGTGGTGGAGAACATCTGCAGTACTGTTGTCTGA
- the LOC113533288 gene encoding dolichyl-diphosphooligosaccharide--protein glycosyltransferase subunit dad1-like, producing MAINVFSVLSHFLEEYATGTPTKLKVIDAYLLYMLLTGAFQFLYCLLVGSFPFNSFLSGFISCVGSFTLAVCLRIQVNPQNKGHFMFVSPERAFGDFLFAHTILHLVVVNYIG from the exons ATGGCTATTAATGTGTTTTCGGTGTTGTCGCATTTTTTGGAAGAATACGCGACCGGCACGCCGACTAAACTCAAAGTAATAGATGCATATTTGCTGTACATGTTACTGACAGGAGCTTTTCAGTTCCTGTACTGCCTGCTGGTGGGGAGCTTCCCGTTCAACAGCTTTCTGTCAGGCTTCATTTCCTGTGTAGGATCATTTACTCTTGCAG TGTGTCTGCGCATCCAGGTCAATCCGCAGAATAAAGGACACTTCATGTTTGTGTCGCCTGAAAGGGCTTTTGGTGACTTCCTGTTTGCACACACCATCCTCCACCTCGTAGTGGTCAATTATATTGGCTGA